ACTTCCTCAAGATTCGCGTCGGCGACATGGAGGACTTCAACCGCATCCATGGCGAGCAGCTCATCGCGCTGCCCGGCGTGCGCCAGACCCGCACCTTCTTCGTGATGAAGGAGGTCGTCGACAACGCGCCGCTGGAGTTTTGAGCACGCGCCGGTGCTTCAACGCCACTTTTCGAATCGCACGGTCGTCACGGCAACTTCACTTGCCATGCAGGCGCACGCGCGCGAGCCTCGGCGCTTCTCAACGAGGAGATCCTGCCGTGCGCCTTCCCATTCTCGATCCGAAGGATCTGACCGCCGAACAGAAGCCGCTCTATGACGACATGCGAGCGGGCATCAAGGACCACTTCAAGGGCTTCGTGAACATGCGCGACGACGGCGCGCTGCTCGGGCCATGGAATCCCTGGATTCGCGAGCCGCGCTTTGGTGGGCCGGTGTGGGAGCTGGTCAAGGCGGTTGCGTCGAACCCGCTGCTGCCGGCGCCGGTGCGCGAGGTCGCTATCCTCGTCACCGGCTCGCATTTCCGCTCCGGCTACGAGCTCTACGCCCATGTGCTGGTCGCCGAGCAGCGCGGCCTCTCCGACGAGAAGCTCGCGACCATCGTCGCTGGCCAGCGGCCGGTCGATCTCACCAAGCAGGAAGCGGTCGCCTATGACATGGCCTCGGCGCTGGTCAGCGGCGGCGTATTGCCGGAGCTGACCTACCGGGCGGCGGTGAAAGAGTTCGGCGAGCACGGCGCGGCCGAGCTGTCCTATCTCGTCGGCGTCTATTGCATGGTCTCGGTCACGCTCAACACCTTCGACGTGCCGGTGCCGGACTAAAAGCCGCTTCGTTCGATCACTCCGCCGCCTTGCTCGCAGGCGGCGGCGGTGCGAAGGCGATGCAGCGATTGCGGCCTTCGGCCTTGGCCTGATAGAGCGCATGATCCGCGGCGCCCATCAGGGCGTCGATGCCGGACATGCTGACGGTGGCCTCCGCGATGCCGATGCTCATGGTGAGACCGAATTGAATCTCGCCGGCGAGAACCTGCGTGCTCATCACCCGCTTGCGGATACGCTCGGCGACAGTCCTCGCCCGAGACAGGCTGGTCTCGGGCAGCAGCACGGCGAATTCCTCGCCGCCGAGGCGTCCGACGATGTCCGACTTCCGCTTGCCGTCGAGGCAAGCGGCCGCGACCGCCTTGATCGCGGCATCGCCCACCGCATGGCCGTAGCGATCGTTGACCGATTTGAAGTGGTCGATATCGAGCATCAGCACCGAGACGGCGCGATAGTAGCGCTGGAAGCGGCTCCATTCCGCATCGAGGTTGTCGAGGAAGTGACGGCGGTTGTAGAGGCCGGTGAGCGGATCGGTGGTGGCGAGCGTCTCCAGCATCGCGGCTTTTTGCGTCAGATCGGTGATGTCGACATAGGTCAGCATGCGCCCGCCGTTCAACATCGTGGTGCAATGGGCCCTAATGCGCCTTCCGTCAGGCGTCTGCAGGTCGCGCACGTGATCGCCGGCCTTGACCTCCTCGACGCGTCTTGCCGGAAATTTCGCAAGCTCGTTCGTTGGCAGATTGGGTGCGCTGGCGCGGTGCAGGCGTCGCACCAGCGACGAATAGGCAGGCCGGCTTGCGGCCTCGTCTTCGCTGACCTCCCAGAATCGCCGCATGCGCCGGTTCATGAAGGTGGCGTGCAGGTCGGAGTCGAGAAGGAGGACGCCGTCCTGGACGTTCTCCAGCGCATCCCGCAGCAGCTTCAGTTCGTCCGAGGCGCGCACGATGTCGGTGACGGGCGTATAGGTCAGCATACGTCCCCCATCGGGCAACGGCGTGACCTGGACGCGCACCAC
The genomic region above belongs to Bradyrhizobium arachidis and contains:
- a CDS encoding carboxymuconolactone decarboxylase family protein, whose protein sequence is MRLPILDPKDLTAEQKPLYDDMRAGIKDHFKGFVNMRDDGALLGPWNPWIREPRFGGPVWELVKAVASNPLLPAPVREVAILVTGSHFRSGYELYAHVLVAEQRGLSDEKLATIVAGQRPVDLTKQEAVAYDMASALVSGGVLPELTYRAAVKEFGEHGAAELSYLVGVYCMVSVTLNTFDVPVPD
- a CDS encoding sensor domain-containing diguanylate cyclase; this encodes MSRLVSERTFLAGKIFFNFGQSSIDCVVRRLTEEAATLEMESGLGVPERFQLRLAGREILACRVIWRSDRQVGVAFERPGSEHPTGEERERSSDALMRGQMLALRAALDHVPTGIVLLDSHLRARLINQSFRQMWRLPDEVADSNPSILTLLHHGRDTGAYEVPDPELDALVAERVRVIEAGDPTPIDLRRTNGDVVRVQVTPLPDGGRMLTYTPVTDIVRASDELKLLRDALENVQDGVLLLDSDLHATFMNRRMRRFWEVSEDEAASRPAYSSLVRRLHRASAPNLPTNELAKFPARRVEEVKAGDHVRDLQTPDGRRIRAHCTTMLNGGRMLTYVDITDLTQKAAMLETLATTDPLTGLYNRRHFLDNLDAEWSRFQRYYRAVSVLMLDIDHFKSVNDRYGHAVGDAAIKAVAAACLDGKRKSDIVGRLGGEEFAVLLPETSLSRARTVAERIRKRVMSTQVLAGEIQFGLTMSIGIAEATVSMSGIDALMGAADHALYQAKAEGRNRCIAFAPPPPASKAAE